A single Cucumis melo cultivar AY chromosome 4, USDA_Cmelo_AY_1.0, whole genome shotgun sequence DNA region contains:
- the LOC103489857 gene encoding phospholipid--sterol O-acyltransferase isoform X8 has translation MNEMLRGASRAVLFLLLFQGLGGDGSEFVGDGRDFGGDYSKLSGIIIPGFASTQLRAWSILDCPYSPLDFNPLDLVWLDTTKLLSAVNCWLKCILLDPYNQTDHPECKSRPDSGLSAITELDPGYITGPLSSVWKEWVKWCIEFGIEANAIIAVPYDWRLSPKMLEERDLYFHKLKLTFETALKLRGGPSIVFAHSLGNNVFRYFLEWLKLEIAPKHYFQWLDQHIHAYFAVGAPLLGAPDTIKATLSGSTFGLPISEGTARVMCNSFGSSLWMMPFSKYCRGDDVYWKHFSKGNGGVHHSYHCSEQEPQSNYSGWPTYIANIEVPLVHDSAGYDAYPSLSEVTHENLTSMECGLPTQLSFSALETSDGTFFKAIEDYDPDGKRLSYQLNRLYHSDPVLNPLTPWDRPPIKTVFCIYGTDLKTEVGYYFAPSGKPYPDNWIITDVIYEIEGSLFSRSGNLVDGDPGIASGDETVPYHSLSWCKSWLGPKVNITRAPQSRLSAKLIEQIPGLQVKGRT, from the exons atgaatgaaATGCTCCGAGGAGCTTCTCGCGCAGTGCTGTTCCTTCTCCTCTTCCAAGGTTTGGGCGGAGATGGGAGTGAGTTCGTCGGAGATGGGAGAGATTTCGGCGGCGACTACTCTAAACTATCCGGTATCATAATCCCTGGCTTCGCTTCCACACAGCTCCGAGCTTGGTCCATTCTAGATTGTCCATACTCGCCTCTCGATTTCAATCCTCTCGACCTCGTCTGGCTCGACACTACTAAA CTTCTTTCTGCAGTCAATTGCTGGCTCAAGTGTATTTTGCTAGATCCATACAATCAAACTGATCACCCTGAGTGCAAGTCACGACCTGATAGTGGTCTTTCCGCTATCACTGAACTTGATCCTGGATATATAACGG GTCCTCTTTCTTCAGTGTGGAAAGAATGGGTAAAATGGTGTATTGAATTTGGTATTGAAGCTAACGCAATTATTGCTGTTCCCTATGATTGGAGATTGTCACCAAAAATGCTTGAGGAGCGGGACCTCTATTTCCACAAGCTCAA ATTGACATTTGAGACAGCCTTAAAACTTCGTGGAGGCCCCTCAATTGTGTTTGCTCATTCATTGGGTAATAACGTCTTTCGCTACTTTTTGGAATGGTTAAAGCTGGAAATTGCTCCAAAACACTATTTCCAGTGGCTGGATCAACATATTCATGCCTACTTCGCTGTCG GAGCTCCTCTTCTTGGTGCACCTGACACAATAAAAGCAACTCTTTCTGGTTCAACATTTGGTCTTCCTATTTCCGAG GGGACAGCGAGGGTGATGTGCAATTCATTTGGTTCTTCATTGTGGATGATGCCATTTTCTAAGTATTGTAGGGGAGATGATGTATATTGGAAGCATTTCTCCAAGGGGAATGGTGGAGTTCATCACTCCTATCACTGTAGTGAGCAGGAACCCCAGTCAAACTACTCAGGGTGGCCAACATATATTGCCAATATAGAAGTTCCTTTAGTACATG ACTCAGCTGGATATGATGCATATCCATCACTTTCAGAAGTTACACATGAAAACTTAACAAGCATGGAGTGTGGACTTCCTACTCAGCTATCTTTCTCTGCCCTTGAAACATCTGATGGAACTTTTTTCAAAGCGATTGAGGATTATGATCCAGATGGCAAGAGACTTTCATATCAGCTAAACAG GCTATATCATAGCGATCCTGTTCTGAATCCACTAACACCTTGGGATAGACCTCCGATAAAGACTGTTTTTTGTATTTATGGAACAGATCTAAAGACGGAG GTTGGTTACTATTTTGCACCAAGTGGAAAGCCTTACCCAGATAATTGGATCATTACAGATGTCATCTATGAGATCGAAGGGTCTCTCTTTTCGAG ATCAGGGAATCTGGTAGATGGAGATCCTGGTATTGCCAGTGGGGATGAAACA GTACCATACCATTCCCTCTCTTGGTGCAAAAGCTGGCTCGGACCAAAAGTGAACATAACAAGGGCTCCTCAG TCAAGACTCTCAGCCAAACTAATTGAACAAATTCCTGGACTCCAAGTCAAAG GCAGAACATGA
- the LOC103489857 gene encoding phospholipid--sterol O-acyltransferase isoform X3: protein MNEMLRGASRAVLFLLLFQGLGGDGSEFVGDGRDFGGDYSKLSGIIIPGFASTQLRAWSILDCPYSPLDFNPLDLVWLDTTKLLSAVNCWLKCILLDPYNQTDHPECKSRPDSGLSAITELDPGYITGPLSSVWKEWVKWCIEFGIEANAIIAVPYDWRLSPKMLEERDLYFHKLKLTFETALKLRGGPSIVFAHSLGNNVFRYFLEWLKLEIAPKHYFQWLDQHIHAYFAVGAPLLGAPDTIKATLSGSTFGLPISEGTARVMCNSFGSSLWMMPFSKYCRGDDVYWKHFSKGNGGVHHSYHCSEQEPQSNYSGWPTYIANIEVPLVHDSAGYDAYPSLSEVTHENLTSMECGLPTQLSFSALETSDGTFFKAIEDYDPDGKRLSYQLNRLYHSDPVLNPLTPWDRPPIKTVFCIYGTDLKTEVGYYFAPSGKPYPDNWIITDVIYEIEGSLFSRSGNLVDGDPGIASGDETVPYHSLSWCKSWLGPKVNITRAPQAEHDGSDVQIDTNVEHNYGEDIIPNMTRSQRGKYITYYEDSESIPGKRTAVWELDKGLQGQCIKGWSLWKKNLEVLSIFIGETLRIEKMLHDIHPNAKSSFVTKVKRGPLRDEDCYWDYGKARCAWPEYCEYRYVFGDVHLGQSCRIKNNSTDMLSHYL from the exons atgaatgaaATGCTCCGAGGAGCTTCTCGCGCAGTGCTGTTCCTTCTCCTCTTCCAAGGTTTGGGCGGAGATGGGAGTGAGTTCGTCGGAGATGGGAGAGATTTCGGCGGCGACTACTCTAAACTATCCGGTATCATAATCCCTGGCTTCGCTTCCACACAGCTCCGAGCTTGGTCCATTCTAGATTGTCCATACTCGCCTCTCGATTTCAATCCTCTCGACCTCGTCTGGCTCGACACTACTAAA CTTCTTTCTGCAGTCAATTGCTGGCTCAAGTGTATTTTGCTAGATCCATACAATCAAACTGATCACCCTGAGTGCAAGTCACGACCTGATAGTGGTCTTTCCGCTATCACTGAACTTGATCCTGGATATATAACGG GTCCTCTTTCTTCAGTGTGGAAAGAATGGGTAAAATGGTGTATTGAATTTGGTATTGAAGCTAACGCAATTATTGCTGTTCCCTATGATTGGAGATTGTCACCAAAAATGCTTGAGGAGCGGGACCTCTATTTCCACAAGCTCAA ATTGACATTTGAGACAGCCTTAAAACTTCGTGGAGGCCCCTCAATTGTGTTTGCTCATTCATTGGGTAATAACGTCTTTCGCTACTTTTTGGAATGGTTAAAGCTGGAAATTGCTCCAAAACACTATTTCCAGTGGCTGGATCAACATATTCATGCCTACTTCGCTGTCG GAGCTCCTCTTCTTGGTGCACCTGACACAATAAAAGCAACTCTTTCTGGTTCAACATTTGGTCTTCCTATTTCCGAG GGGACAGCGAGGGTGATGTGCAATTCATTTGGTTCTTCATTGTGGATGATGCCATTTTCTAAGTATTGTAGGGGAGATGATGTATATTGGAAGCATTTCTCCAAGGGGAATGGTGGAGTTCATCACTCCTATCACTGTAGTGAGCAGGAACCCCAGTCAAACTACTCAGGGTGGCCAACATATATTGCCAATATAGAAGTTCCTTTAGTACATG ACTCAGCTGGATATGATGCATATCCATCACTTTCAGAAGTTACACATGAAAACTTAACAAGCATGGAGTGTGGACTTCCTACTCAGCTATCTTTCTCTGCCCTTGAAACATCTGATGGAACTTTTTTCAAAGCGATTGAGGATTATGATCCAGATGGCAAGAGACTTTCATATCAGCTAAACAG GCTATATCATAGCGATCCTGTTCTGAATCCACTAACACCTTGGGATAGACCTCCGATAAAGACTGTTTTTTGTATTTATGGAACAGATCTAAAGACGGAG GTTGGTTACTATTTTGCACCAAGTGGAAAGCCTTACCCAGATAATTGGATCATTACAGATGTCATCTATGAGATCGAAGGGTCTCTCTTTTCGAG ATCAGGGAATCTGGTAGATGGAGATCCTGGTATTGCCAGTGGGGATGAAACA GTACCATACCATTCCCTCTCTTGGTGCAAAAGCTGGCTCGGACCAAAAGTGAACATAACAAGGGCTCCTCAG GCAGAACATGATGGGTCAGATGTACAGATTGATACGAATGTAGAGCATAACTATGGAGAAGATATTATTCCCAACATGACTAGGTCACAGAGGGGCAAGTATATAACTTACTATGAAGATTCAGAAAGTATTCCAGGAAAAAGAACTGCTGTATGGGAGCTTGATAAAG GCTTACAGGGTCAATGTATAAAGGGTTGGTCATTATGGAAGAAAAACCTTGAGGTTTTATCTATTTTCATTGGGGAAACCTTGAGAATTGAAAAG ATGTTGCATGATATCCATCCCAATGCCAAGTCAAGCTTCGTTACCAAAG TTAAGCGCGGACCTTTGAGGGACGAGGATTGTTACTGGGACTATGGAAAAGCTCGGTGTGCCTGGCCTGAGTACTGTGAATACAG ATATGTTTTTGGGGACGTTCACCTTGGACAGAGCTGTAGGATAAAGAATAACTCAACAGATATGCTCTCACATTATTTGTAG
- the LOC103489857 gene encoding phospholipid--sterol O-acyltransferase isoform X2 — MNEMLRGASRAVLFLLLFQGLGGDGSEFVGDGRDFGGDYSKLSGIIIPGFASTQLRAWSILDCPYSPLDFNPLDLVWLDTTKLLSAVNCWLKCILLDPYNQTDHPECKSRPDSGLSAITELDPGYITGPLSSVWKEWVKWCIEFGIEANAIIAVPYDWRLSPKMLEERDLYFHKLKLTFETALKLRGGPSIVFAHSLGNNVFRYFLEWLKLEIAPKHYFQWLDQHIHAYFAVGAPLLGAPDTIKATLSGSTFGLPISEGTARVMCNSFGSSLWMMPFSKYCRGDDVYWKHFSKGNGGVHHSYHCSEQEPQSNYSGWPTYIANIEVPLVHAGYDAYPSLSEVTHENLTSMECGLPTQLSFSALETSDGTFFKAIEDYDPDGKRLSYQLNRLYHSDPVLNPLTPWDRPPIKTVFCIYGTDLKTEVGYYFAPSGKPYPDNWIITDVIYEIEGSLFSRSGNLVDGDPGIASGDETVPYHSLSWCKSWLGPKVNITRAPQDLKVAPKAEHDGSDVQIDTNVEHNYGEDIIPNMTRSQRGKYITYYEDSESIPGKRTAVWELDKGLQGQCIKGWSLWKKNLEVLSIFIGETLRIEKMLHDIHPNAKSSFVTKVKRGPLRDEDCYWDYGKARCAWPEYCEYRYVFGDVHLGQSCRIKNNSTDMLSHYL, encoded by the exons atgaatgaaATGCTCCGAGGAGCTTCTCGCGCAGTGCTGTTCCTTCTCCTCTTCCAAGGTTTGGGCGGAGATGGGAGTGAGTTCGTCGGAGATGGGAGAGATTTCGGCGGCGACTACTCTAAACTATCCGGTATCATAATCCCTGGCTTCGCTTCCACACAGCTCCGAGCTTGGTCCATTCTAGATTGTCCATACTCGCCTCTCGATTTCAATCCTCTCGACCTCGTCTGGCTCGACACTACTAAA CTTCTTTCTGCAGTCAATTGCTGGCTCAAGTGTATTTTGCTAGATCCATACAATCAAACTGATCACCCTGAGTGCAAGTCACGACCTGATAGTGGTCTTTCCGCTATCACTGAACTTGATCCTGGATATATAACGG GTCCTCTTTCTTCAGTGTGGAAAGAATGGGTAAAATGGTGTATTGAATTTGGTATTGAAGCTAACGCAATTATTGCTGTTCCCTATGATTGGAGATTGTCACCAAAAATGCTTGAGGAGCGGGACCTCTATTTCCACAAGCTCAA ATTGACATTTGAGACAGCCTTAAAACTTCGTGGAGGCCCCTCAATTGTGTTTGCTCATTCATTGGGTAATAACGTCTTTCGCTACTTTTTGGAATGGTTAAAGCTGGAAATTGCTCCAAAACACTATTTCCAGTGGCTGGATCAACATATTCATGCCTACTTCGCTGTCG GAGCTCCTCTTCTTGGTGCACCTGACACAATAAAAGCAACTCTTTCTGGTTCAACATTTGGTCTTCCTATTTCCGAG GGGACAGCGAGGGTGATGTGCAATTCATTTGGTTCTTCATTGTGGATGATGCCATTTTCTAAGTATTGTAGGGGAGATGATGTATATTGGAAGCATTTCTCCAAGGGGAATGGTGGAGTTCATCACTCCTATCACTGTAGTGAGCAGGAACCCCAGTCAAACTACTCAGGGTGGCCAACATATATTGCCAATATAGAAGTTCCTTTAGTACATG CTGGATATGATGCATATCCATCACTTTCAGAAGTTACACATGAAAACTTAACAAGCATGGAGTGTGGACTTCCTACTCAGCTATCTTTCTCTGCCCTTGAAACATCTGATGGAACTTTTTTCAAAGCGATTGAGGATTATGATCCAGATGGCAAGAGACTTTCATATCAGCTAAACAG GCTATATCATAGCGATCCTGTTCTGAATCCACTAACACCTTGGGATAGACCTCCGATAAAGACTGTTTTTTGTATTTATGGAACAGATCTAAAGACGGAG GTTGGTTACTATTTTGCACCAAGTGGAAAGCCTTACCCAGATAATTGGATCATTACAGATGTCATCTATGAGATCGAAGGGTCTCTCTTTTCGAG ATCAGGGAATCTGGTAGATGGAGATCCTGGTATTGCCAGTGGGGATGAAACA GTACCATACCATTCCCTCTCTTGGTGCAAAAGCTGGCTCGGACCAAAAGTGAACATAACAAGGGCTCCTCAG GACTTAAAAGTTGCACCAAAG GCAGAACATGATGGGTCAGATGTACAGATTGATACGAATGTAGAGCATAACTATGGAGAAGATATTATTCCCAACATGACTAGGTCACAGAGGGGCAAGTATATAACTTACTATGAAGATTCAGAAAGTATTCCAGGAAAAAGAACTGCTGTATGGGAGCTTGATAAAG GCTTACAGGGTCAATGTATAAAGGGTTGGTCATTATGGAAGAAAAACCTTGAGGTTTTATCTATTTTCATTGGGGAAACCTTGAGAATTGAAAAG ATGTTGCATGATATCCATCCCAATGCCAAGTCAAGCTTCGTTACCAAAG TTAAGCGCGGACCTTTGAGGGACGAGGATTGTTACTGGGACTATGGAAAAGCTCGGTGTGCCTGGCCTGAGTACTGTGAATACAG ATATGTTTTTGGGGACGTTCACCTTGGACAGAGCTGTAGGATAAAGAATAACTCAACAGATATGCTCTCACATTATTTGTAG
- the LOC103489857 gene encoding phospholipid--sterol O-acyltransferase isoform X1, with translation MNEMLRGASRAVLFLLLFQGLGGDGSEFVGDGRDFGGDYSKLSGIIIPGFASTQLRAWSILDCPYSPLDFNPLDLVWLDTTKLLSAVNCWLKCILLDPYNQTDHPECKSRPDSGLSAITELDPGYITGPLSSVWKEWVKWCIEFGIEANAIIAVPYDWRLSPKMLEERDLYFHKLKLTFETALKLRGGPSIVFAHSLGNNVFRYFLEWLKLEIAPKHYFQWLDQHIHAYFAVGAPLLGAPDTIKATLSGSTFGLPISEGTARVMCNSFGSSLWMMPFSKYCRGDDVYWKHFSKGNGGVHHSYHCSEQEPQSNYSGWPTYIANIEVPLVHDSAGYDAYPSLSEVTHENLTSMECGLPTQLSFSALETSDGTFFKAIEDYDPDGKRLSYQLNRLYHSDPVLNPLTPWDRPPIKTVFCIYGTDLKTEVGYYFAPSGKPYPDNWIITDVIYEIEGSLFSRSGNLVDGDPGIASGDETVPYHSLSWCKSWLGPKVNITRAPQDLKVAPKAEHDGSDVQIDTNVEHNYGEDIIPNMTRSQRGKYITYYEDSESIPGKRTAVWELDKGLQGQCIKGWSLWKKNLEVLSIFIGETLRIEKMLHDIHPNAKSSFVTKVKRGPLRDEDCYWDYGKARCAWPEYCEYRYVFGDVHLGQSCRIKNNSTDMLSHYL, from the exons atgaatgaaATGCTCCGAGGAGCTTCTCGCGCAGTGCTGTTCCTTCTCCTCTTCCAAGGTTTGGGCGGAGATGGGAGTGAGTTCGTCGGAGATGGGAGAGATTTCGGCGGCGACTACTCTAAACTATCCGGTATCATAATCCCTGGCTTCGCTTCCACACAGCTCCGAGCTTGGTCCATTCTAGATTGTCCATACTCGCCTCTCGATTTCAATCCTCTCGACCTCGTCTGGCTCGACACTACTAAA CTTCTTTCTGCAGTCAATTGCTGGCTCAAGTGTATTTTGCTAGATCCATACAATCAAACTGATCACCCTGAGTGCAAGTCACGACCTGATAGTGGTCTTTCCGCTATCACTGAACTTGATCCTGGATATATAACGG GTCCTCTTTCTTCAGTGTGGAAAGAATGGGTAAAATGGTGTATTGAATTTGGTATTGAAGCTAACGCAATTATTGCTGTTCCCTATGATTGGAGATTGTCACCAAAAATGCTTGAGGAGCGGGACCTCTATTTCCACAAGCTCAA ATTGACATTTGAGACAGCCTTAAAACTTCGTGGAGGCCCCTCAATTGTGTTTGCTCATTCATTGGGTAATAACGTCTTTCGCTACTTTTTGGAATGGTTAAAGCTGGAAATTGCTCCAAAACACTATTTCCAGTGGCTGGATCAACATATTCATGCCTACTTCGCTGTCG GAGCTCCTCTTCTTGGTGCACCTGACACAATAAAAGCAACTCTTTCTGGTTCAACATTTGGTCTTCCTATTTCCGAG GGGACAGCGAGGGTGATGTGCAATTCATTTGGTTCTTCATTGTGGATGATGCCATTTTCTAAGTATTGTAGGGGAGATGATGTATATTGGAAGCATTTCTCCAAGGGGAATGGTGGAGTTCATCACTCCTATCACTGTAGTGAGCAGGAACCCCAGTCAAACTACTCAGGGTGGCCAACATATATTGCCAATATAGAAGTTCCTTTAGTACATG ACTCAGCTGGATATGATGCATATCCATCACTTTCAGAAGTTACACATGAAAACTTAACAAGCATGGAGTGTGGACTTCCTACTCAGCTATCTTTCTCTGCCCTTGAAACATCTGATGGAACTTTTTTCAAAGCGATTGAGGATTATGATCCAGATGGCAAGAGACTTTCATATCAGCTAAACAG GCTATATCATAGCGATCCTGTTCTGAATCCACTAACACCTTGGGATAGACCTCCGATAAAGACTGTTTTTTGTATTTATGGAACAGATCTAAAGACGGAG GTTGGTTACTATTTTGCACCAAGTGGAAAGCCTTACCCAGATAATTGGATCATTACAGATGTCATCTATGAGATCGAAGGGTCTCTCTTTTCGAG ATCAGGGAATCTGGTAGATGGAGATCCTGGTATTGCCAGTGGGGATGAAACA GTACCATACCATTCCCTCTCTTGGTGCAAAAGCTGGCTCGGACCAAAAGTGAACATAACAAGGGCTCCTCAG GACTTAAAAGTTGCACCAAAG GCAGAACATGATGGGTCAGATGTACAGATTGATACGAATGTAGAGCATAACTATGGAGAAGATATTATTCCCAACATGACTAGGTCACAGAGGGGCAAGTATATAACTTACTATGAAGATTCAGAAAGTATTCCAGGAAAAAGAACTGCTGTATGGGAGCTTGATAAAG GCTTACAGGGTCAATGTATAAAGGGTTGGTCATTATGGAAGAAAAACCTTGAGGTTTTATCTATTTTCATTGGGGAAACCTTGAGAATTGAAAAG ATGTTGCATGATATCCATCCCAATGCCAAGTCAAGCTTCGTTACCAAAG TTAAGCGCGGACCTTTGAGGGACGAGGATTGTTACTGGGACTATGGAAAAGCTCGGTGTGCCTGGCCTGAGTACTGTGAATACAG ATATGTTTTTGGGGACGTTCACCTTGGACAGAGCTGTAGGATAAAGAATAACTCAACAGATATGCTCTCACATTATTTGTAG
- the LOC103489857 gene encoding phospholipid--sterol O-acyltransferase isoform X7, with product MNEMLRGASRAVLFLLLFQGLGGDGSEFVGDGRDFGGDYSKLSGIIIPGFASTQLRAWSILDCPYSPLDFNPLDLVWLDTTKLLSAVNCWLKCILLDPYNQTDHPECKSRPDSGLSAITELDPGYITGPLSSVWKEWVKWCIEFGIEANAIIAVPYDWRLSPKMLEERDLYFHKLKLTFETALKLRGGPSIVFAHSLGNNVFRYFLEWLKLEIAPKHYFQWLDQHIHAYFAVGAPLLGAPDTIKATLSGSTFGLPISEGTARVMCNSFGSSLWMMPFSKYCRGDDVYWKHFSKGNGGVHHSYHCSEQEPQSNYSGWPTYIANIEVPLVHDSAGYDAYPSLSEVTHENLTSMECGLPTQLSFSALETSDGTFFKAIEDYDPDGKRLSYQLNRLYHSDPVLNPLTPWDRPPIKTVFCIYGTDLKTEVGYYFAPSGKPYPDNWIITDVIYEIEGSLFSRSGNLVDGDPGIASGDETVPYHSLSWCKSWLGPKVNITRAPQDLKVAPKSRLSAKLIEQIPGLQVKGRT from the exons atgaatgaaATGCTCCGAGGAGCTTCTCGCGCAGTGCTGTTCCTTCTCCTCTTCCAAGGTTTGGGCGGAGATGGGAGTGAGTTCGTCGGAGATGGGAGAGATTTCGGCGGCGACTACTCTAAACTATCCGGTATCATAATCCCTGGCTTCGCTTCCACACAGCTCCGAGCTTGGTCCATTCTAGATTGTCCATACTCGCCTCTCGATTTCAATCCTCTCGACCTCGTCTGGCTCGACACTACTAAA CTTCTTTCTGCAGTCAATTGCTGGCTCAAGTGTATTTTGCTAGATCCATACAATCAAACTGATCACCCTGAGTGCAAGTCACGACCTGATAGTGGTCTTTCCGCTATCACTGAACTTGATCCTGGATATATAACGG GTCCTCTTTCTTCAGTGTGGAAAGAATGGGTAAAATGGTGTATTGAATTTGGTATTGAAGCTAACGCAATTATTGCTGTTCCCTATGATTGGAGATTGTCACCAAAAATGCTTGAGGAGCGGGACCTCTATTTCCACAAGCTCAA ATTGACATTTGAGACAGCCTTAAAACTTCGTGGAGGCCCCTCAATTGTGTTTGCTCATTCATTGGGTAATAACGTCTTTCGCTACTTTTTGGAATGGTTAAAGCTGGAAATTGCTCCAAAACACTATTTCCAGTGGCTGGATCAACATATTCATGCCTACTTCGCTGTCG GAGCTCCTCTTCTTGGTGCACCTGACACAATAAAAGCAACTCTTTCTGGTTCAACATTTGGTCTTCCTATTTCCGAG GGGACAGCGAGGGTGATGTGCAATTCATTTGGTTCTTCATTGTGGATGATGCCATTTTCTAAGTATTGTAGGGGAGATGATGTATATTGGAAGCATTTCTCCAAGGGGAATGGTGGAGTTCATCACTCCTATCACTGTAGTGAGCAGGAACCCCAGTCAAACTACTCAGGGTGGCCAACATATATTGCCAATATAGAAGTTCCTTTAGTACATG ACTCAGCTGGATATGATGCATATCCATCACTTTCAGAAGTTACACATGAAAACTTAACAAGCATGGAGTGTGGACTTCCTACTCAGCTATCTTTCTCTGCCCTTGAAACATCTGATGGAACTTTTTTCAAAGCGATTGAGGATTATGATCCAGATGGCAAGAGACTTTCATATCAGCTAAACAG GCTATATCATAGCGATCCTGTTCTGAATCCACTAACACCTTGGGATAGACCTCCGATAAAGACTGTTTTTTGTATTTATGGAACAGATCTAAAGACGGAG GTTGGTTACTATTTTGCACCAAGTGGAAAGCCTTACCCAGATAATTGGATCATTACAGATGTCATCTATGAGATCGAAGGGTCTCTCTTTTCGAG ATCAGGGAATCTGGTAGATGGAGATCCTGGTATTGCCAGTGGGGATGAAACA GTACCATACCATTCCCTCTCTTGGTGCAAAAGCTGGCTCGGACCAAAAGTGAACATAACAAGGGCTCCTCAG GACTTAAAAGTTGCACCAAAG TCAAGACTCTCAGCCAAACTAATTGAACAAATTCCTGGACTCCAAGTCAAAG GCAGAACATGA